A window of Myxococcales bacterium contains these coding sequences:
- a CDS encoding helix-turn-helix transcriptional regulator, translating to MSELRTQNVLAVVEAAYSLDGTDDAWLARILRIASDDLGRGLGLYGATGRIVDGTLVPTPPLVAHELEDLCLAHARALHPRLPCPILDAFAPRAVVVGGLDEAWPKRLEAASLYRAGMEGAGVRDALVLYGRGGATTAVKIVVPSRDQVVTTPRARATWGRVAQHLATALRLRRRVSRGAEPEAVLDPEGRFLDARGGLSADARRRDRVVEELRATMEARSGSAPDPARALEVLGALIAGRYSAVHRWDAGARRYVVLYRNPPFVGTGDPRGLGKTERRVADLVAHGASLKEAGYALGIGKTATQRALASALQKLGLTRPSELSPLFVGATTATRIRAGRAELEVLVASTNVRSDATAELTEAEREVVRGVVEGKSDAAIAESRGTSARTVANQLRRVFTKLSVHSRGELRAKILGP from the coding sequence ATGTCCGAGCTTCGCACGCAAAACGTGCTCGCGGTCGTCGAAGCCGCGTACTCGCTCGACGGCACCGACGACGCCTGGCTCGCGAGGATTCTCCGGATCGCCTCGGACGACCTCGGGCGTGGCCTCGGCCTGTACGGAGCCACGGGCCGCATCGTCGACGGGACGCTCGTGCCGACGCCACCGCTCGTCGCGCACGAGCTCGAAGACCTTTGCCTCGCTCACGCGCGAGCGCTCCACCCGAGGCTCCCCTGCCCCATCTTGGACGCCTTCGCGCCACGCGCCGTCGTCGTCGGCGGGCTCGACGAAGCCTGGCCGAAGCGCCTCGAGGCGGCGAGCCTCTACCGCGCCGGCATGGAGGGCGCGGGAGTGCGTGACGCGCTCGTCCTCTATGGGCGCGGCGGAGCGACGACCGCCGTGAAGATCGTGGTCCCCTCTCGTGACCAGGTCGTCACGACGCCCCGCGCGCGGGCCACCTGGGGCCGCGTCGCGCAACACCTCGCGACCGCGCTTCGCCTGCGGCGGCGTGTGTCGCGCGGCGCCGAGCCCGAGGCGGTACTGGACCCCGAGGGGCGCTTCCTCGACGCACGCGGAGGGCTCTCGGCCGACGCTCGACGTCGAGACAGGGTCGTCGAAGAGCTCCGCGCGACGATGGAAGCACGCTCTGGTTCGGCGCCCGATCCTGCGCGTGCGCTGGAGGTCCTCGGGGCGCTCATCGCCGGCCGCTACTCCGCGGTGCACCGGTGGGACGCGGGAGCCCGTCGGTACGTCGTCCTCTATCGAAACCCGCCCTTCGTGGGCACGGGAGACCCGCGCGGCCTCGGGAAGACGGAGCGTCGCGTCGCCGACCTCGTCGCCCACGGCGCGAGCCTGAAGGAAGCCGGGTACGCCCTCGGCATCGGCAAGACCGCCACGCAGCGGGCGCTCGCCTCGGCGTTGCAGAAGCTCGGCCTCACCCGACCGAGCGAGCTCTCGCCCCTCTTCGTGGGAGCGACGACCGCGACACGTATCCGGGCCGGCCGTGCGGAGCTGGAGGTGCTGGTCGCGAGCACGAACGTTCGCAGCGATGCGACCGCCGAGCTCACCGAGGCCGAGCGCGAGGTCGTCCGCGGGGTCGTCGAGGGCAAGAGCGACGCGGCCATCGCGGAGAGCCGGGGCACCTCCGCGCGCACCGTCGCGAACCAACTTCGGCGCGTGTTCACCAAGCTGTCCGTGCACAGCCGCGGCGAGCTCCGCGCGAAGATCCTCGGGCCGTAG